The genomic window TGCGGGCCTGGCCAACCAGCCAGCCGAGCACAACATAGTTTGCCAGCACGAACGGCGCCGACCAGAGCCGGATCGAGAAGTAGAGTCGGGCGGCACGGGTCACCGCATCGCTCCCGCCCATGAGACCCAGCATCAGAGTGGAGAGCGGAGCTTGCAGGATGATCAGGAAGATGCCGACGGCGGTGGCGATCAGTACCGCTCGGATCAATACGGCTTGAACTTCCGTGTGATCTTTGGCGCCCACGGCTTGCGCAGCAAATGCAACGGTCCCCATGCGCAGGAAACCGAACAGCCAGAACATGCAGTCAAAGATGACGGAGGCGATCGCGACGCCGCCGAGCAGCGCAGGCTCACCGAGGCGGCCGATGACGGCCGTTGCCACGATGCCGAGAAATGGCGTCGTGAGATTGGCGAGCATAGCCGGGCCCGCAATCGCAAAGACCCGGCGCGAGGTGACGTGAAACGGTTCGGTCAATCAACGTGGCCGATTTGAGCTGAACACCCGTGAAATCAACCAGATCGGAACGACGATCACTGCACCGAGCAAGAAGTACCGCCACAAGCTGTTGACCGCATCGAACCCGAAATTCCAGACCCATTCGAGCAGGCGGCGAATGCTTTCGACGATGTTCCAAGGATCGAAGCCGATGGCTGCCAGAACCACACCGACCAGGATCGACAACAAAATCAGCCGCAGCAGCACCGACAGCGGCGAGCCGCCGAGAAAGCGCGACAGGTTGTCGTCTCTGGCGGGCAATTCTTTCACGTCGTCCGGCATCATGGTCTCCCAAGTGGTGCTTCGCCTGTATCTAGTGTCCCGATTCCGAAGTCCGCATTCCAGAATCGCCGCACGAATGATGCGGACCTCTGAACCGCCACACTAGGCGCAGCATAGCACGCCAGATGGGAAATCGCGCCTTCCCCGTCAATGTTTCTCGGGGAGGCCAGGTGATGAATTTCGGGCTTCGGAGATTAACATTCGTTCAAGGGTCTCAAGCCTATCAGCATCGCGCGGCGGCTTGTCCCAGCGCAGGCGATTGATTCGGGGGAAACGCATGGCGATTCCTGACTTATGCCGTGCCGAGCGTGCCAATCCCTCGAACGCAACTTCAAACACGAGGCCCTGATCGGGCTCGTGCACGACGTGCCGCACCGGACCGAATTTCTCGGTGGTGTTACGGCGAACGAAGCGGTCGATTTGAATCAATTCCTCGTCGGTAAAACCGAAATACGCCTTGCCGACCGGGATCAACTGGTCGCTTTCACCCTCATTCGTCCAGACGCCGAACGTGTAGTCGGAATAATAGGACGAACGCTTGCCGTGGCCGCGTTGGGCGTACATCAGCACCGCGTCGATGATGTGCGGATCGCGCTTCCACTTCCACCACTGACCTTTCGGGCGGCCCGGCAAATACGGCGCATCGCGGCGCTTCAACATCACGCCTTCGATCGCCTCGGCGTTTTCACCGGCGCCTGCACTGGCAGGATTGGCCCGAGCTGCAGCCAGATCGTCCCATGTTGTGAATGGGATGATCGGCGAGAGATCGATCCGCGGATCGTCGAGCTGCGCAACGAAGGTCTCAAGCTTTGCCCGCCGTTCGACGAATGTCAGCATACGCAGGTCATTGTCGCCGTCGCTCAGAAGATCATAAGCGCGCAGATGGATCGGGTAGTCCTTCATCAGCTTTGGTGTGACCGTCTTGCGGTTGAGCCGTTGCTGCAGGACATTGAACGTTTGAACGCGTCTATCGCGCAGGACCAGCAGTTCACCGTCGATCGCGCCCGGTTGCCACAACGAAGGCACGAGATCGGGAAAGCTCTTGGTGATGTCTTCCCCGGTCCGGGAGTAGAATCGTGTGACGATAGCATCGTGCTCATTGCGGCCGCTGACGGCCTGAACACGGATGCCGTCCCACTTCCACTCAGCCGCGAAGTCCTCCGGTGCAAGGCTCGCGAAGTCAGCGTCTTCGATGGCGTGTGCGAGCATCACAGGCCGGAACGGCGCCGCATCGCGATTGACCGGCTTGTCTGCGCGTCCTTCAAGCCACGCGAACAGATCGAGATAGGGCGGAGCAAGTCCTGGCCATAGCAGTTCGACGTCGTGCGCGTCCTTGTCGCCGAGCGCTGCGGCGGCGGTTTTGGCAAGTCGCGCAGAGACACCGATGCGCAGACCGCCGGTCACGAGCTTGAGAAGCGCCCATCGGCCCGTCTCATCGAGTTCATCAAGCCAGCGCACGAGCTGTCCGGGAATTTCGGTCTTGCCAAGCATATTGAAGGTGGTGACCACTTCCGTCAGCGTAGGCGGCGGCGGCAAATTGGTGGCGCGTCTGTCCGCGGGCCACATCAAAGCAACGGTTTCAGACAGATCGCCGACATAGTCATAGGACAGCGCGAACAACACTGGATCGGTACGGGCGCCGATAAGATCGCGGATCAGTCCGGCCTTCGCATGACGAAAGGATAAAGCTCCGGTCAATGCCGCCAGTGCGTAGCCGCGGTCCGGGTCCGGCACTTCGCGAAAGTAATTGGTGATCAGCCGCAGTTTGTTGTTGCGTCCGGGCTCGTAGGCAAGGCGGTCGAGCAGTTGGGCAAAGCGATTCATGATGCGGATGCCTCATCCACCGCGGTACCGTCTTCATCCTCGTCGCCATACCCCACCAGATCCAGCGGACGGGCTTTCAGTCCCTTGCTCTGGCACCAGTGGACCAGCGCATCCTCCTGACCGTGGGTCACCCAGACTTCGCCGGCGCCGGTCGCGTTGATGGTCGCGCACAGCCCGTCCCAATCGGCGTGATCGGAGATCACCAACGGCAATTCGATTCCCTTTTGCCGCGCGCGGGCGCGCACGCGCATCCAGCCGGACGCGAATGCGGCGACAGGATCTGGAAATCGCCGTGTCCAGATATCCGTGATCGCAGAAGGCGGCGCCAGCGTGATGGTGCCGGCGAGGTCTGCCTTCTTCATGCCTTTGGCGGAGCGCAGCTCTCCGAGCGAAACGCCGCGGCTTTCATAATAGCGAGTGATCTTCTCCATCGCGCCGTGCAGATAGATCGGCGCGTCGTACCCGGCCTCGCGAATGAGCGCGATGACGCGCTGCGCCTTGCCGAGCGAATAGGCGCCGACCAGATGTGCGCGCTCCGGAAACAGTGCGGCCGATGCGAGTAACTTCGCGATTTCTCCGATCGGGTCGCTGTGGCGAAATACCGGCAATCCGAATGTCGCCTCGGTGATGAAAACGTCGCACGGCACGATCTCGAACGGGGCACAGGTGGGATCAGGCGTATCCTTATAGTCCCCGGATGCGACGATGCGCGTCTTGCCGCTGGTTACGGCGATTTGCGCTGAGCCGAGCACGTGGCCGGCTGGATGAAACGTAACGCTCACATCGCCGAGCATGACTGTCTCACCGTAGGTGATGGCTTGCGTGGTGCGCGCGAAGTTGTCGCCGTAGCGCAGCCGCATCATGTCGAGGGTTTCCTGCGTGGCCAGAACAGCGCCGTGCCCCGGGCGCGCGTGATCGGAGTGACCGTGGGTAATCAGCGCCCGCTCGACAGGCCGCACTGGATCGATGTGAAACCCGCCAGGTTTGCAGCAAAGTCCGGCGGCGACGGGTATGAGGATGTCTTGCGGACGCATCTCGGATATATAGGCGGCCCTAAGCGTCATTCGAGTCTGCCCATATTTGCGCAGTTGCTAGTGTCCCGAATCCGAAGTTCGCCCATACCGCAGCGCGCTTCGTAGCGAACTTCGGATTCGAAAGGACACTAGCAACCTATGATTCTAGTGTGGTTTAGGTCCAGAAGTTCGCTTAAAGGTCTCGCCAAGAAAATGAAGCGAACTTCTGGACCTAAACCACACTAGGCCGTATTCATGTCTTCTTGGTTGTTCCTGTCCTCCGGCAATCTGATCGCCGACCGCCGATTCGATTTCGGGCGCGATCTGCAGTTGCGCGGCGATTTGTCTGCGGCCGCTGATCTGATGATGCAAGCGGTAGAGCTCGAGCCTGGCTTTGCTTCGGCGTGGTTCTCGCTCGGGGAGCTCCGTGAACAGCTTGGAGAGCGGGAGGAAGCCATCAATGCCTATCGCCGCGCCCGTGATGCCGATCCCGCCGACAGGCACGGCGCTAAGTTGAGGCTGATGCGCCTCGGTGCCGAAGATCTATCGGAAATGCCTGCGGGCTACGTCACTGCGCTGTTCGATCAGTATGCGCCGAAGTTCGACAAGTCGCTGGTTGATGATCTGAGTTATCGCGGGCCGCAGGTGCTGCTCAAGGCAGTGCTCACTGCGTGTCACGCTGGGCGTCTTCCAGCGCACTTCCGCCGGGCTATTGATCTTGGATGTGGGACCGGTCTCGCCGCGCAGGAGTTTGCCTCGGTGGTCGACGAGTTCATTGGGATTGACCTGTCGTCCGGCATGATCGAGCGCGCCCGGGCGGCTGGTCTTTATACGCGGCTCGATGTCGCCGACATGCTCGAAGGGCTCCGGGCGGAAACTGATGCCAGCGCCGATCTCGTGATGGCCGCGGACGCATTTGTTTATGTGCCCGACCTGACGTCCATCATTGTGGAGGCTGCACGTGTATTGCAGCCGCAAGGCATGCTGGCCTTCACCGTTGAAGCATACTCAGGCGACGGCTTCATTCTTGGCCGTTCGTTGCGCTACGCGCATAGTGCGGGCTATCTGCGCAAAACGCTTGAAAGCGCGGGGCTGATGGTCTCAGCAATTACGCCGGTATCCACGCGCATGGAGGCGGCAGAGGCCGTGCCGGGGCTGGTCGTCACCGCAACCAAGCCCTAATGCCAAAATTTCAGCCAACAAAAAACCCGGCGTTTTGCGCCGGGTTCTTGTTTTGGATCGCGGTGTTGCGAGATCAGTACTTCGCAACAACAGGCGAATTGAAGTGATAGTTCAGGCCGGTGCGGAAGATGTGTTCCTGCACGCGAGTCGTGAAGGTGTGATCGAAGCCACCGATTGTGTAGGTATCGGTTGAGCGGCCGAGATCGATGTAGAGGTATTCGGTCTTGGCGGTCCAGTTCTTGCCGAACAGGCCGAGGAATTCGAACGGCGTTTCGATGCCGCCACCCACCGTGTAGCCGGTCTTGGTCTTGTCGAAGGTCTGATCGATGCCGGCGGGGATGAAGCCGAGAAACTCCTGAACGCGGGTCTTCACGCCGCCGTAAGCCAGACCGCCCGTGGCATAGAACAGGGTCGAACCGAGCGAATAGCCGACGCGACCGCGAACCGTGCCAAACCACTGCAGCTTCTGGTCGAACGACGCGAACTGGCTGCTGGTGCAGTTCAAGATGCAAACGCGGTTTTCCTGCAAGCTCGAGCCCTGGATATCGGCTTCAAGGCCGTACACCCAGTTGGCCGCCTGCCAGTTGTAACCGATCTGGACACCGCCGAAGTAGCCATCCGGGCTGAGGTTGAATTTTGAAGTGGGCCCGCCTGCAATATCCAGAGTGCTGCGATTGAGGGCAGTGCCGCCGCCGCCATTGCCGCCGATGTAGAAGCCGCTCCAATTCGCAATGGGCTCGGGGGCGTAGATCCCCGTACCGCCGATGCGATAGTTCAGACCGGCACGGAAGATATTGGCCCGGACATCCGAACCCAAGACGAATCCATTAACCGGCGTTAAGCCGTTCTGATTGCCAAGGTCGACATAGAGGTACTCGATCTTGCCGGTCCAGTTGCCGCCCAGTGCGGCTTCAACGCCGCTACCGATCGTCCAGCCGGTACGCGTGCTGCTCAAAGTCACAGAGTCGGCCGGGTCTGCGAAGTTGTTAAACGTCGTCTTGACGTTGCCGTAAGCGAAGCCGCCCGTGAAGTAGGTCAGGACCGAGCCAGTGGCGAGACCAATGCGGCCACGAGCCGTGCCGAACCAGTCGATCTTCTGGTTCAAGCCAAACCCGTTACCTACACCGCAGGCGCCCACGCTGAAGCAGGTGCGGTCATCATCGAAACCTGCGCCTTGAATATCGGCTTCAACGCCGAGAACGACGTTTCCGAAGCCGAGGAGGTTGCCGTACTGCCAGTTATAGCCGATCTGGCCGCCGCCGAGGGCTCCAAGCCCGCCGAGACGGGCCGCGTCGCCAGATCCCGGACTAGCCAGCGTGGTGTAGCTGCGGTTAAATCCGACGCCCGCGTTCACACCAGCATAGAAGCCGGTCCAGTTGTACACCTGAGCGACCGGGGCCTTGTAAATCGGAGCTTTGGTCGGCAAATCAGCGGCTTGTGCGCCGACCGCGCTACCAATCAACGCCGTTGCGGCAATAATCTTCTTCATAAGACCCCCAGAAATGCAGTGCGAATCCTTCGCGGTTGACGAACTCTACATCGCATAAATCAATTTAGCTGTAACCCGGGAGCAACACGCTTCAGCCGTGAATCGGGATTGGCTAAGGTATCGTAAAGCTTGAGGTTTTTCGGGGCAGCCGATCCGTCCGGACCAAATAATTATTTCCATGCATCGGCGGCCTGTTTTGCGGAAGACTCTGGATTTCGCCCGCTCTCGACCCAACGGGCAACAATGCTTACCTCTGGGTTGTGAGCTCAAATCCCCAACGGATCACCGACGCCGAAATCCTGCCTGACGCATTCGCTCGGTGGTTTGCCGGGCGGGGCTGGGCTCCGCGCTCTCATCAGCTCGATCTCCTTCAAAAAGCTCGCGAAAATCGCTCAGTCCTGCTGATCGCGCCGACCGGTGCGGGCAAGACGCTGGCCGGCTTCCTGCCGACGCTGGTGGAGTTGGGCACACCGCAGCTAGTCACTAAACCCGCGAAAGTGACGTCGACCGGGAAGGCCGTGGTCCGTGCCGGGGGACTCCACACACTGTACATCTCCCCGCTCAAGGCGCTCGCGGTAGATATCGCCCGCAACCTGGAGCGGCCAATCGCCGACATGAAATTGCCGGTCCGGGTCGAGACTCGAACGGGCGATACGCCGGTGTCACGCCGGCAGCGCCAACGACGCTACCCGCCGGACATCCTGCTGACGACGCCCGAGCAACTGGCGCTGTTGCTGTCGTCGGACGACGCGCCATACCTGTTTTCATCTTTGAAGCGCATCGTGCTCGACGAATTGCATGCGCTGGTGACTTCCAAGCGCGGTGATCTGCTGGCGTTGGGCTTGGCGCGCCTGTGGCGGTTGGCACCTCAGGTGACCACCATCGGCCTCTCCGCGACAGTGGCGGAGCCTGACGATCTGCGCCGTTATCTCGTCCCTCAGAACAATGATGCTGCCAGCATGGCTGATCTTGTAATCGCCGATGCGGGAGCTGCGCCCATCGTCGAAATGCTCGACACGCGCGAGAGTTTGCCGTGGGCGGGCCACATGGCGCGTCATGCGCTTGGCGAAATTTACGACCTCATCAAGCGCAATCGAACGTCGCTGATCTTCGTGAATACGCGTGCGCAGGCGGAAATGCTGTTTCAGGACCTGTGGCGCATGAACGACGACAATCTTGCGATCGCGTTGCATCATGGTTCGCTCGACGTGGCGCAGCGGCGCAAGGTCGAGGATGCCATGGCCGCAGGCAAACTGCGCGGCGTGGTATGTACGTCCTCGCTCGATCTCGGCATCGACTGGGGTGACATCGATCTTGTCATCAATGTCGGTGCGCCGAAGGGGGCGTCGCGCATGATGCAGCGAATTGGCCGCGCCAATCACCGTCTTGATCAGCCATCGCGCGCGGTCATGGTTCCGGCAAATCGCTTTGAGGTCCTTGAGTGCCGTGCCGCAATCGATGCAGTGGCAGAGAATGCACAGGATACGCCGCCACAGCGCACCGGCGCGCTGGATGTGCTCGCACAACATGTACTGGGTTGCGCGTGTGGAGAGCCGTTTCATTCCGACGATTTGTATCGCGAGATCAGAACCGCGTCGCCCTACATAGATCTGACGCGTGCGGACTTTGATGATGTGGTCGATTTCGTCGCCACGGGTGGCTACGCGCTGAAAAGCTATGAGCGGTTCGCCCGTATCAAGCAGGACAAGCAGGGGCGCTGGCGTGTCGCCAATCCAAAGGTGCGGCAGAGTTATCGCCTCAATGTCGGCACCATCGTTGAAGAGCCGATGCTGAAAGTGAAACTCGTGCGTGGCAAGGGTGCTGGATCGGGCTCGACCGGCGTGATTGCGCGTGGCGGACGCATGCTTGGACAAATCGAGGAGTACTTCATTGAGGGCCTTGTGCCGAACGACACGTTCGTCTTCGGCGGTGAGGTTGTGCGTTACGAAGCCTTGATGGAAGACGAGGTCTATGTCTCCCGCACCAACGACGCCAACGCCAAGGTGCCGTCCTACATGGGCGGCAAGTTTCCGCTGTCGACCTATCTGGCGGAGCGCGTGCGTCTTTTGCTTGCGGATCAGCGTGCATGGAAAGGGCTGCCCGATCAGGTGCGTGAGTGGCTTTCATTGCAATTGCTGTTCTCGCGGGTGCCTGGGCCACGCGAACTCGTCGTCGAGACGTTTCCGCGCGCCGATAAGCACTACCTGGTTTGTTATCCCTTTGAAGGCCGCCTCGCGCACCAGACCCTTGGTATGCTGTTGACGCGCCGGCTGGAACGCGCCCGTGCAAGGCCGCTAGGCTTCGTCGCCAATGAGTACGCCCTCGCGGTCTGGTCGCTCGGCGATCTGTCGCTGATGATCCGCGATGGCCGGCTCAACCTCGATGCCTTGTTTGATGCCGACATGCTGGGCGACGATCTCGAAGCGTGGCTCGCAGAATCGGCGCTGATGAAACGCACCTTCCGCACCTGTGCCCTGATCTCGGGCTTGATCGCGCGCCGTTTCACTGGAGAGGAAAAATCGCGGCGCCAGGTGCTGTTCTCGACGGATCTTGTCTATGACGTGCTGCGCAAGCATCAGCCGGATCACGTGCTCCTTCGCGCAGCGCGAGCCGATGCCGCCACCGGACTTTTGGACCTTCGCCGTCTCAGCGATATGCTGATGCGGATCAAAGGCCGAATCACCCACAAGGAACTCGATCGCATCTCGCCTTTGGCTGTGCCGGTGATGCTGGAAATCGGCCGCGAAGCGGTTTATGGCGAAGCGTCGGACGAGTTGTTGGCGGAAGCCGCCGAGGAACTCGTAAAAGAGGCGATGTCGCCACACTAAGACAGGTAGAATTGATGCAGCCCCCGCGCAGGACACATCGAGAGACGACGGTCAGCGTTGCGGGCGTCACTTTTGCCGCAGATATTTCCGGTGCGCTGTTCTGGGAAGAGCAGCGCCTGCTCGTCGTCTCCGATCTGCACCTCGAGAAGGGGTCCAGCTTTGCGCAGCGCGGCGTGTTGCTGCCGCCGTTCGATACGGCGGCGACCCTCGCACGGTTGAGCGCAGTGATCGCGCGGCATGATCCACGCACCGTGATCTCGCTTGGTGACAGTTTCCATGATCGCGAGGCGCACGAAAGATTATCGCCGGGGAATCGTGAAACGCTCATGGCGCTGCAGGCGCGGCGCGACTGGATCTGGATTTCGGGCAACCACGATCCCGCGTTGTCGCGCGATGTCGGTGGTGTTGTCGCTGATGAAGTCGCGATTGGTCCGATCGCGTTTCGACATGACCCGACCGGCGCGACGGGAGAAATCGCCGGACATTTGCATCCAAAGGCCCGGGTTTCTACGCGCGGACGTTCAGTGGAACGCAGATGTTTCGCAAGCGATGGTGCGCGCGCCATTATGCCGGCTTTTGGTTCGTACACCGGCGGCTTGAGCATCCGCGACATGGCCTTCGCCGCGATTTTTCAGACGCTGACTTTCACCGCGCATGTCCTCGGCGATCGCCGCGTTCATGCCATTGCGGCGTCGCGCTGTTACTGACGCTGCTCAAGCCGCTTTGGCTTGCACCTCGCTGCAGAATTCTGCGAGACGATCCGCGAGGCGCAGCGTTGCGGCGCTGGCGGTCGGGGATGCCACCAGCGCGACTTCTGTTTTGTCGATCGGGACAAACCCATCTTTCGCGCTGAGCGTTTGATGGTCCTTTTGAATCGCAATCTCGGGCAGGATGCTCAATCCGAGGCCCGCGGCCACCGCCGCCTGAATCCCTGACAGGCTAGAACTCGTGTAGGCCATATGCCAATTGCGTCCCGCCGATTCGATCGCATGAATAGCACGTGTGCGATAGAGGCATCCGGTTGGAAAGAAGATCAGCGGGAGCGATTGCGCTTTCGTATCGATCGGGTTGGCCTTGCTTGTGACCCAGTGCACGCGTTCGGGCCAGACCGCAATGCCGCCTCTCTCACCTGCGTCACGCTTGAGCAATGCGAGATCGATATCTCCGCGCTCGAGGTCGCGTCGCAGATAAGTGCTCTGGTCGGCACGCACATCAAGACGTATGCCGGGCCGCGAGCGCGCAAAGCTGGCGAGCAGCTTGGTTAAGCGATAGGCCGCGAAATCTTCTGGGATGCCGAGGCGCACGGCGCCTTCCGCGGTGGGACGAGCCAACACATCGCGCGCCTCTTCGGCGAGCGACAGAATACGGCGCGCATAGGAGAGCAGCCGTTCGCCATCTTCGGTGGGCGTTACGGTTTTGCCATTGCGGTGGAGAAGCGCCCGGCCAAAGTCATCCTCGAGGCGCTTGATTTGCTGGCTGACTGTTGACTGGGTGCGGTGAACGCGTTCGCTGGCGCGCGTAAAGCCACCGGCCTCAACCACGGACACGAAGCTGCGCAGGAGATCCAAATCCAGCATGGCGTCCTCCATTCATTTTTCCACTGAAAATGATTTTATGATTTAATTTCCAAATGGCAAGGTCGAGGGCTAGATCGGGTGGCACAAGGAGACGTGCAATGACCGACGCTTTGTCCGTACCCGCCACGCGCAGCACCAGCCTGATGCCGCTTTATGTGATCGGCTTTTGCCTGCTCTGGAGCGCGTCGTTCGTGGCCGGAAAGATCGGCGTGACCGAATGTCCGCCGCTGATCCTGCTGACCGTACGGTTTCTGGCAGCTGGTGTTCTGATCCTTGGATTCGCGGCTGTCCGGGGCGGTGAGCGGAACTTGTCGCGTCGCGATATTCGCGTGTATGCGCTGATCGGTGTCGCCAACAACGCGCTCTATCTGGGTCTTGGCTATATCGGGCTGAAGACGATTTCGGCGGGGCTTAACGCATTGATCGTGAGTGCTAATCCCGTATTTGTCGCGGTCCTCGCAGCCGTATTCCTGGGCGAGCAGATCACATGGCAAAAGGTCGTCGGATTGCTGCTTGGCGTCGCTGGTGTGGCGCTAATCGTCGCGCATCGTATGTCGGTAGGAACCGACAGCCCCATTGGAATCGCGTTTTCAGTCGGCGCGCTCGTGTCGATCGTTGCCGGCACGATCCTGTTCAAGGTGCTGGAGCCGAAGGGAAGTCTGCTGGTCGGCAACGGAATTCAGAACATGTCCGGTGGACTTGCGTTGATGCCATTCGCGATGATGTTCTCGAATTTTTCCGATGTCGTACCGAGCGGGCGATTGTTCCTGGCGCTTGGTTATCTCATCGTGTTCGGATCGATCATCGCCTTCGTGCTTTGGTTCCATCTGTTGACGACAATCGGTGCGACAGCGGCAAGTAGCTATCACTTCCTGATGCCGCCGCTCGGAATGCTGTTTGGCTGGATGATCCTGGGCGAACACATCGCGGCCTTTGATCTGCTTGGCGTTCTGCCAGTCGCCTTAGGCATTTATCTCGTGACGCGTCCGAACGCTCCACCGGTTCAGCGTTCGAACTAACCTGCGGGAGGAATGATTATGAATGAGCCTCGCATCACATTGATTGGTGGCCCGACGGTGCTGATCGAAATCGGTGGCTTGCGGTTTGTGACAGATCCGACCTTCGATGCCCCCGGTGAATATCAATTGCCTCATGTCAAACTAAAAAAGCTGTCCGGGCCGGCGCTTACCGCGGATCAGGTCGGGGAGGTCGATGTTGTGTTGCTCAGTCATGATCAGCACAGCGACAATCTCGACAATTCGGGGCGCGCCTTTCTCAGCCGGGCCAGGCGGGTACTGACAACCAAAGCCGGTGCCAAACGACTCGGCGCAGATACCGAGGGATTCGATCCGTGGGAGTCGACCGAGGTGAAGACTGCCGACGGCCGGATGATCCGTGTAACCGCAACGCCGGCACGCCATGGTCCCGCGGGAATCGAGCCGCTATCGGGGGACGTGATCGGGTTTGTGCTTTCATTCGCGGATAACAGCACGAGGCCGATCTATGTGACCGGCGACACGGTCTGGTTCGACGGCGTGGCTGAGGTCGAACGGCGTTTCAAGCCCGGTGTCGTGTTGCCCTTTGCGGGAGCCGCGCAAACACGCGGGCCGTTTCACCTGACCATGGACACCAACGACGCCATCGAAACGGCGAAGGTGTTTAGCGATGCAACGATCGTCCCAGTGCATCACGATAGCTGGGCCCACTTCACGCAAAGCGGGCAGGACCTCATAGCCTCATTTGGCGTCCTGGGATTTGGCGCCCGCCTCGTCATGCTGGAGCCTGGGGTCACAACCTCAATCACCGCGCCACCAGCAACGTCGTAAGGCGCATACCGGGAACCCGCGTTCTCGTTTGGCGTTGCTGCATGCCACGAGGGACAACGGGTTGAAACAGAACGCTGTCAGAGCGGCGCCGGCAACGGCACATGAGAAACCGGCGCGCAAGCCGTCGGGTTTGCGAAGATTTCTGAAGACGCTGGGTCCTGGCCTTATCACCGGCGCGTCTGATGACGATCCCTCCGGCATCGGCACTTACAGTCAAGCCGGTGCGCAACTCGGATACGGCATCGGCTGGACGATGTTGCTGACCTTTCCGCTGATGGTGGCCATTCAGGAAATATCGGCGCGTGTGGGGCGGGTAACGGGCCACGGTATCGCCGGAAACGTCTGCCGCTTCTATCCCGCGTGGCTTCTCAACGTCATCGTGTCGCTGCTGTTCATCGCCAATACGATCAACATCGGCGCTGATCTCGCCGCAATGGGAGATGCACTCAAGCTTCTCATCGGTGGTCCGGGATTTCTTTATGTCGTGCTGTTTGGCGTAACGTCCGTGTCCGCGCAGATCTTCCTCGACTACAAGCGCTACACCGCGGTCCTGAAATGGCTGACGCTGAGCCTGTTCGCCTACGTCGCCGCTTTGGCCGTCACCAAAGTCGCATGGGGCGATGCGATCAAAGGGATTGTGATTCCGCAGGTGCAGTGGAATTCGACATTCTTGACGACGCTGGTCGCGATTCTGGGCACGACGATTTCTCCCTATCTGTTTTTCTGGCAGGCTTCAGAGGAGGCCGAGGATCAGCGCATCGATACGACGAAAAAGCCGCTCGCCAAAAAACATCGGGGTGCACGGAAGGAATTCCATCGTATTCGCGCCGATACCATCACGGGCATGGCGTTCTCCAATCTGATCGCCGTCTCGATCATCATCACTGTGTCTGCAACATTGCATGCCACAGGCAAGACCGACATCGAGACATCTGCCCAGGCCGCAGAGGCTTTGCGGCCCATCGCAGGCGTCTTTGCCGAGTTTATTTTTGCAATTGGCATTATCGGAACGGGATTGCTAGCAATCCCCGTACTCG from Nitrobacteraceae bacterium AZCC 1564 includes these protein-coding regions:
- a CDS encoding hypothetical protein (product_source=Hypo-rule applied; pfam=PF20061; superfamily=81340; transmembrane_helix_parts=Inside_1_23,TMhelix_24_46,Outside_47_72,TMhelix_73_95,Inside_96_100); its protein translation is MPDDVKELPARDDNLSRFLGGSPLSVLLRLILLSILVGVVLAAIGFDPWNIVESIRRLLEWVWNFGFDAVNSLWRYFLLGAVIVVPIWLISRVFSSNRPR
- a CDS encoding DNA ligase-1 (product_source=KO:K10747; cath_funfam=2.40.50.140,3.30.470.30; cog=COG1793; ko=KO:K10747; pfam=PF01068,PF04675,PF04679; superfamily=50249,56091; tigrfam=TIGR04120) produces the protein MNRFAQLLDRLAYEPGRNNKLRLITNYFREVPDPDRGYALAALTGALSFRHAKAGLIRDLIGARTDPVLFALSYDYVGDLSETVALMWPADRRATNLPPPPTLTEVVTTFNMLGKTEIPGQLVRWLDELDETGRWALLKLVTGGLRIGVSARLAKTAAAALGDKDAHDVELLWPGLAPPYLDLFAWLEGRADKPVNRDAAPFRPVMLAHAIEDADFASLAPEDFAAEWKWDGIRVQAVSGRNEHDAIVTRFYSRTGEDITKSFPDLVPSLWQPGAIDGELLVLRDRRVQTFNVLQQRLNRKTVTPKLMKDYPIHLRAYDLLSDGDNDLRMLTFVERRAKLETFVAQLDDPRIDLSPIIPFTTWDDLAAARANPASAGAGENAEAIEGVMLKRRDAPYLPGRPKGQWWKWKRDPHIIDAVLMYAQRGHGKRSSYYSDYTFGVWTNEGESDQLIPVGKAYFGFTDEELIQIDRFVRRNTTEKFGPVRHVVHEPDQGLVFEVAFEGLARSARHKSGIAMRFPRINRLRWDKPPRDADRLETLERMLISEARNSSPGLPEKH
- a CDS encoding putative mRNA 3-end processing factor (product_source=KO:K07577; cath_funfam=3.60.15.10; cog=COG1236; ko=KO:K07577; superfamily=56281; tigrfam=TIGR04122), which translates into the protein MTLRAAYISEMRPQDILIPVAAGLCCKPGGFHIDPVRPVERALITHGHSDHARPGHGAVLATQETLDMMRLRYGDNFARTTQAITYGETVMLGDVSVTFHPAGHVLGSAQIAVTSGKTRIVASGDYKDTPDPTCAPFEIVPCDVFITEATFGLPVFRHSDPIGEIAKLLASAALFPERAHLVGAYSLGKAQRVIALIREAGYDAPIYLHGAMEKITRYYESRGVSLGELRSAKGMKKADLAGTITLAPPSAITDIWTRRFPDPVAAFASGWMRVRARARQKGIELPLVISDHADWDGLCATINATGAGEVWVTHGQEDALVHWCQSKGLKARPLDLVGYGDEDEDGTAVDEASAS
- a CDS encoding putative TPR repeat methyltransferase (product_source=COG4976; cath_funfam=3.40.50.150; cog=COG4976; pfam=PF08241,PF14559; smart=SM00028; superfamily=48452,53335), producing MSSWLFLSSGNLIADRRFDFGRDLQLRGDLSAAADLMMQAVELEPGFASAWFSLGELREQLGEREEAINAYRRARDADPADRHGAKLRLMRLGAEDLSEMPAGYVTALFDQYAPKFDKSLVDDLSYRGPQVLLKAVLTACHAGRLPAHFRRAIDLGCGTGLAAQEFASVVDEFIGIDLSSGMIERARAAGLYTRLDVADMLEGLRAETDASADLVMAADAFVYVPDLTSIIVEAARVLQPQGMLAFTVEAYSGDGFILGRSLRYAHSAGYLRKTLESAGLMVSAITPVSTRMEAAEAVPGLVVTATKP